In Eleutherodactylus coqui strain aEleCoq1 chromosome 4, aEleCoq1.hap1, whole genome shotgun sequence, the following are encoded in one genomic region:
- the LAG3 gene encoding lymphocyte activation gene 3 protein, with the protein MYVEPVCFLLLCTIIPVSAVRVTGVLGGHVILPCTMTKELVKAGRQSPYAASSVQWQIKDSTPRPVLNLRPGGITFTSHLAKSRASVPPSMSDQGIFSLHLKDLTEEDAGRYFAVGKYGRSTQECLVTLRIIKVMQFPQGPLPPKSSVNLTCRIVDPDGSSTSVHWLHDGILVQPSSRISMNGSSLYLHSLTQEDHGKWSCEVNGARSSVTLLVVGIAGPDPLLLYTAMGSSVQLPCNVMHLPVERQLSFHWSKDSKSIPSNKQVLFLNYVRPEDAGTYRCESTYKSQQLNRRIELKVIQVSSSGPEFTREGSQLQLLCNISGSTGKEKFQWTGPSLTDGQKYVINGALVNLRDVHIQDSGMWTCSVYRMNEVLGKVEHWVNVHAAQTADVGVFTSWHVFLTLMLILVFSLAVIAIISFRNHKRRLSHLKALTSVEILTVSQPKKLSVSE; encoded by the exons TTTCTGCTGTGCGTGTAACTGGTGTCCTGGGCGGGCATGTGATTCTGCCATGTACGATGACCAAGGAGTTGGTGAAAGCCGGACGTCAGTCTCCATATGCAGCAAGCTCTGTGCAGTGGCAGATAAAAGATAG TACACCCAGGCCGGTGCTCAACTTGCGTCCAGGTGGCATCACCTTCACCTCTCACCTAGCCAAGTCTCGTGCCTCGGTCCCACCATCTATGAGCGATCAAGGAATATTTTCATTGCACCTGAAAGATTTGACGGAAGAGGATGCCGGAAGGTACTTTGCAGTTGGCAAATATGGGAGAAGCACGCAGGAATGTTTAGTAACACTGAGAATCATAAAAG TGATGCAGTTTCCCCAGGGTCCTCTTCCTCCAAAAAGTTCAGTCAACTTGACCTGCAGGATTGTTGACCCCGATGGTTCTTCCACCTCTGTTCATTGGCTACATGATGGAATCTTAGTCCAGCCATCCAGCAGAATATCCATGAATGGCAGTAGTCTGTACCTCCATAGTCTTACTCAAGAAGACCATGGCAAGTGGAGCTGTGAGGTGAATGGTGCAAGATCCAGTGTGACCCTTTTGGTAGTTG GTATCGCCGGTCCAGATCCTCTCTTGCTGTACACAGCCATGGGCTCTTCTGTTCAACTCCCCTGTAACGTCATGCATTTGCCCGTGGAACGGCAACTGAGTTTTCATTGGAGCAAAGATAGTAAAAGCATTCCTAGCAACAAGCAAGTGCTGTTCCTCAATTATGTGAGGCCAGAAGATGCAGGAACTTACCGATGTGAAAGCACCTACAAAAGCCAACAACTGAACAGACGAATCGAACTGAAGGTGATCCAAG TGTCATCCTCTGGACCTGAGTTCACCAGGGAAGGTTCCCAGCTGCAGCTGCTGTGTAACATCAGTGGTTCGACCGGCAAAGAGAAGTTTCAATGGACTGGGCCATCTCTTACAGACGGACAGAAATACGTCATTAATGGAGCACTAGTGAACCTGCGGGATGTGCATATACAGGACTCTGGGATGTGGACCTGCTCAGTTTACAGGATGAATGAAGTTTTAGGAAAGGTGGAGCATTGGGTCAATGTGCATG CTGCCCAGACCGCAGATGTTGGTGTGTTCACCTCTTGGCATGTCTTTCTCACTCTGATGCTCATACTGGTTTTCAGCCTGGCAGTCATCGCTATTATTTCCTTCCGTAACCACAAG AGGCGACTGTCTCACCTGAAAGCTTTAACATCCGTGGAAATTCTTACAGTTTCTCAGCCAAAGAAGCTCTCCGTCTCCGAATGA